A window of the Sphaerobacter thermophilus DSM 20745 genome harbors these coding sequences:
- a CDS encoding cytochrome c oxidase assembly protein, translating to MLLPVLDTAPGTSLWTAWVARPQVMAPLLLLIAAYTIALVRLQRAGARRPAGWRIGSYYAGMALLIVALLGPLDVFNDTVFFLHMLQHMVLIQIAAPLIALGQPLQVVVRALPPRQSRRLAKIVAGHGTVRRWADRLLHPVPAFLLFNIVHGLWHIPTLYQAVLDNELLHDVQHLSFFITSYLCWWLIVDPMPRHRRVPIPWALGPVFLTSMAASAIGAVLTLADNVVYPRYQAPDSLWGLSGVVDQQIGGLIMWVGGGLLYFAVLLIMVGRALGSAADEPKRDDSRYQPSVH from the coding sequence ATGCTGCTACCCGTGCTCGACACCGCCCCCGGCACATCGCTCTGGACCGCCTGGGTCGCCCGACCGCAGGTGATGGCGCCGCTCCTGCTGCTGATCGCGGCCTACACCATCGCCCTGGTCCGGCTCCAGCGGGCAGGCGCGCGCAGACCCGCCGGGTGGCGGATCGGCTCCTACTACGCGGGCATGGCGCTGCTGATCGTGGCGCTGCTTGGGCCGCTCGATGTCTTCAACGACACCGTCTTCTTCCTGCACATGCTGCAGCACATGGTGTTGATTCAGATCGCGGCGCCGCTGATCGCGCTCGGCCAGCCGCTCCAGGTGGTCGTGCGCGCGCTGCCCCCGCGGCAGAGCCGTCGATTGGCGAAGATCGTGGCCGGTCATGGGACGGTGCGACGCTGGGCTGATCGGCTGCTGCACCCAGTGCCCGCGTTCCTGCTCTTCAACATCGTGCATGGGCTGTGGCACATCCCGACCCTGTACCAGGCAGTCCTGGACAATGAGCTGCTCCACGACGTTCAGCACCTGTCGTTCTTCATCACCTCGTATCTCTGCTGGTGGTTGATCGTCGACCCGATGCCGCGGCACCGGAGAGTGCCAATCCCATGGGCGCTCGGTCCCGTGTTTCTGACGTCCATGGCCGCCAGCGCGATCGGCGCCGTCCTGACGCTGGCCGACAACGTTGTCTACCCGCGGTACCAGGCACCGGACAGCCTCTGGGGGCTCTCGGGAGTAGTCGACCAGCAAATCGGCGGGCTGATCATGTGGGTGGGCGGCGGCCTCCTCTACTTCGCCGTGCTGCTCATCATGGTGGGTCGGGCACTCGGCTCCGCAGCCGATGAGCCTAAGCGGGACGACAGCCGCTACCAGCCGAGCGTTCACTGA
- a CDS encoding DASS family sodium-coupled anion symporter, whose amino-acid sequence MAEEERERSLRLTWSGRFLAPIVAIAVYATLHALAPDLGEEGRATAAIGALMAVLWITEALPLPVTALIPVALFPLAGVLSISEATAPYASDVIFLFLGGFIIALAIERWGLHRRIAWWIIRMVGTRPTQITAGVMAATGFISMWISNTATTLMMLPIATSVINLVATQLAHRGNGNPVSTADAPSGATTSFAPRFATGLMLGTGYAASIGSVGTLIGTPPNLLMRGYLEETYGIVIGFGEWMLVGVPLAVVFMVLTWLLLTQVFFRPEIDRIPGGRELIAEELRRMGPMSRGERVAATVFVITAALWIGREPLQNWDWLVARVPAITGLTDAGIAVIAAIALFAIPVDVRNGVQAMDWETARRVPWNVLLLFGGGLSLAEGMQASGLDIWIGERVAGLGTLPPVVLVAIVCLVVTFLSELMSNTALAATFFPVVGGIAVASDIEPLLLVVPAALAATFAFMMPVGTPPNAIVFSSGYVTIKQMATIGIWLNVLGTALITLTTVTLAAWLLGGTGGTP is encoded by the coding sequence ATGGCCGAGGAGGAGCGAGAACGATCCCTACGCCTCACCTGGAGCGGACGGTTCCTCGCGCCGATCGTGGCGATAGCCGTCTACGCTACCCTGCATGCACTGGCGCCCGATCTGGGTGAGGAGGGTCGGGCAACCGCCGCCATCGGCGCGTTGATGGCGGTGCTCTGGATCACCGAAGCACTGCCGCTGCCGGTCACCGCGCTCATTCCGGTGGCGCTCTTCCCCCTGGCAGGGGTGCTCTCGATCAGCGAGGCCACCGCGCCCTACGCCAGCGACGTTATCTTTCTCTTCCTGGGCGGGTTCATCATCGCGCTCGCCATCGAGCGGTGGGGGCTGCACCGGCGGATCGCGTGGTGGATCATCCGCATGGTCGGCACGCGGCCGACCCAGATCACTGCCGGCGTCATGGCTGCTACGGGATTCATCAGCATGTGGATCAGCAACACCGCCACGACGCTGATGATGCTCCCCATCGCGACGAGCGTTATCAACCTGGTGGCAACACAGCTTGCACACCGGGGGAATGGCAATCCGGTCTCGACCGCCGACGCTCCGTCCGGCGCGACCACCTCCTTCGCGCCACGCTTTGCGACCGGTCTAATGCTGGGCACCGGCTACGCCGCCAGCATCGGCTCAGTCGGCACCCTGATCGGCACACCGCCGAACCTCCTCATGCGAGGCTACCTCGAGGAGACGTACGGGATCGTCATCGGCTTCGGCGAGTGGATGCTCGTCGGCGTGCCGCTGGCCGTTGTGTTCATGGTCCTCACCTGGCTCTTGCTGACGCAGGTCTTCTTCCGGCCGGAGATCGACCGCATCCCTGGCGGGCGAGAACTCATCGCGGAGGAACTGCGGCGCATGGGCCCGATGTCCCGCGGCGAGCGCGTGGCGGCTACCGTCTTCGTCATCACTGCGGCACTGTGGATCGGTCGCGAGCCGCTTCAGAACTGGGACTGGCTCGTCGCGAGGGTCCCGGCCATCACCGGCCTCACCGACGCCGGCATCGCCGTCATCGCCGCGATCGCCCTCTTCGCCATCCCGGTCGATGTGCGAAACGGGGTGCAGGCCATGGACTGGGAGACGGCCCGCCGGGTGCCGTGGAACGTCCTGCTCCTCTTCGGCGGCGGGCTGAGCCTGGCGGAAGGGATGCAGGCAAGCGGTCTCGATATCTGGATCGGCGAGCGGGTCGCGGGACTTGGGACGTTGCCGCCGGTTGTACTCGTCGCCATCGTCTGCCTGGTCGTGACCTTCCTGTCGGAGCTGATGAGCAATACGGCCCTCGCCGCGACGTTCTTCCCCGTCGTCGGCGGGATCGCCGTCGCGAGTGACATCGAGCCACTGCTGCTGGTCGTGCCCGCCGCGCTGGCCGCAACCTTCGCCTTCATGATGCCGGTCGGAACCCCGCCGAACGCGATCGTCTTCAGTTCTGGGTACGTCACCATCAAGCAGATGGCGACGATCGGGATCTGGTTGAACGTGCTGGGAACGGCCCTGATCACCCTGACGACGGTCACCCTCGCAGCCTGGCTGCTCGGCGGCACCGGTGGCACCCCGTAG
- a CDS encoding daunorubicin resistance protein DrrA family ABC transporter ATP-binding protein — protein MVIRSSPAVAIEASGLVKSFGETRAVDGVDLTVRTGTVYGVLGPNGAGKTTTLRMLATLLIPDAGTARVLGHDIVREADAVRGRVSLTGQFASVDDDLTGAENLVLLGRLLGYSRARARERAAALLDAFDLAEAADRQVKTYSGGMRRRLDIAASIVVTPDLLFLDEPTAGLDPRSRNQLWDIVRALVAEGTTVLLTTQYLDEADQLAERLAIIDRGRVIAEGTVDEIKASVGSGVLHIRLGDPARRPEAEAVLARSLDLTTYSEGDPARLSARVSEGEEVARALAVLSSHGIPVTTFSFGQPSLDEVFLALTGHPTADDAAEEVTA, from the coding sequence ATGGTGATCCGCTCCTCCCCGGCCGTCGCGATCGAGGCATCGGGCCTGGTCAAGTCCTTCGGCGAAACCCGAGCCGTGGATGGGGTCGACCTGACTGTACGGACGGGCACTGTCTACGGTGTGCTCGGACCGAACGGCGCCGGCAAGACCACGACCCTGCGCATGCTCGCCACCCTGCTCATCCCCGATGCCGGAACGGCGCGGGTCCTCGGACACGACATCGTGCGGGAAGCGGACGCGGTGCGCGGGAGGGTGAGCCTGACCGGCCAGTTCGCCTCGGTCGACGACGACCTCACCGGTGCAGAGAATCTCGTGCTGCTCGGGCGTCTCCTCGGATACTCCCGCGCCCGGGCCAGGGAACGCGCGGCTGCGCTGTTGGATGCCTTTGACCTGGCCGAGGCTGCCGATCGCCAGGTGAAGACCTACTCCGGGGGCATGCGTCGGCGGCTCGACATCGCCGCCAGCATCGTGGTGACCCCGGACCTCCTCTTCCTCGACGAGCCGACGGCCGGGCTCGACCCACGGAGTCGGAATCAGCTCTGGGATATCGTCCGTGCGTTGGTGGCCGAGGGGACGACCGTCTTGCTGACAACCCAGTACCTCGATGAGGCCGACCAGCTCGCCGAGCGCCTCGCCATCATCGACCGAGGTCGGGTCATCGCCGAGGGCACCGTCGACGAGATCAAGGCGTCGGTGGGTTCAGGCGTCCTCCATATTCGCCTGGGCGATCCTGCGCGCCGGCCGGAGGCGGAAGCCGTGCTGGCGCGCTCACTCGATCTGACGACCTATTCGGAAGGCGACCCGGCAAGGCTGTCAGCCCGCGTGTCCGAGGGGGAGGAGGTTGCACGCGCGCTCGCCGTGCTTTCCAGCCACGGCATCCCGGTCACCACGTTCTCATTCGGGCAACCGAGTCTCGATGAGGTCTTCCTGGCCCTGACGGGTCACCCCACCGCTGACGACGCTGCCGAGGAGGTTACCGCATGA